The genomic window ATTTTACTTCCTACCCTTTCCGTGTCAAATGGAAGATTTGCATCACATTCATTTCCTAAAAAGAATCATTTTACTTCCTACCCTTTCCGTGTCAAACGAAAGATTTGCATCACGTTCGTTTCCTAAAAAGGAAAACATTTGCATCACGTTCATTTCCTAAAAACATTTTGCATCGCGTTCGTTTCCTAAAAAGAATTTGGATTTCCCGCATGGAATGGAGAAAAATATTTTCATCGCGTTCATTTCCTAACAAGAATTCGAATGTCCCATGTGAAGCCTCTCTGATTGGTATCCACGGTACGCGCACACACCGCCTGGGCCTCGACTATAAATAGCGACACCGCCCCCGCAACCATCTGCACCTTTGTCACTCCAGATCCCAGGTTCCCACCCGGTATAGTGAACTAGTAACGGCGATgtcgaatcacgccgccgccgccaccgctggcctATTAGTCATGCGCAGGGTCGAGGCGACCGCAAGGTGGTTCTCCATTGATCCCGGTCCCGCCGACGCTGGGTGCCAATTCGCGGTGTCTGTGAGGTGCTATGTGAAGCGGTCCCTGGTGTTCCGCAGACGCGGCCAGCCCCCGTACGTGATATACCAGCCATATATCGGGGCAAGCAATGGTTCCATCATGAAGTTCGGTGTCAGAGACCTCTCTGTGCTCCAGAGCGACGATGCCTGCCGATGGGCGCTCCGCAGGATGCTGGCGAGAATGCCCCAGCTCCAGGTGCTCCGCCACACCGACGTCGACTGGGATGACGTCGTACCCTCGAACATGGTGCCGCAGATCGTCCGCGCGGCGTGCGGTGACAACGCCCCCTACGGCTTCACCTTTCACTTCGTCATGGCGGTGGACCGACAGTTCATACATGACGAGCAGGCTCTCCTGATGGC from Triticum aestivum cultivar Chinese Spring chromosome 3B, IWGSC CS RefSeq v2.1, whole genome shotgun sequence includes these protein-coding regions:
- the LOC123066152 gene encoding RING-H2 finger protein ATL78-like → MSNHAAAATAGLLRSLVFRRRGQPPYVIYQPYIGASNGSIMKFGVRDLSVLQSDDACRWALRRMLARMPQLQVLRHTDVDWDDVVPSNMVPQIVRAACGDNAPYGFTFHFVMAVDRQFIHDEQALLMACKERELGGSDKLENCPICLDVLEGEPVVQPPRCPHAFHRRCIFRWFCKATTCPICRRDVRICALPEFLSL